The following are encoded in a window of Arctopsyche grandis isolate Sample6627 chromosome 4, ASM5162203v2, whole genome shotgun sequence genomic DNA:
- the Nbr gene encoding exonuclease mut-7 homolog, with translation MNLHPGDCGAGNGLVVRIVPALEQAAAHLGFQCKLTEDEQVWSEALGSSWRARRLLPDLEPFLSTVPDSYASTLRLVLACSTHPDFGPKTLPFLIVDKLRRWAAVSGMAPSSTLLKMVAFKVATQQKNSSFIRLISDVFQVHTERDTILPHVKDLLADFNYKTACQCVIVFNLHDQIHQDELLVPLLIQDKVCLIDDYLNSCPRLAPDFVKYLDNLVRNKSIVNKIQVFLADTPVPDVKWEKMYHKPIGKLIVRLCKKFNISPETCQNLSHMRAFGGIRFLVRQKYEENVISENAWNDLITDTITNNPNLLRELVCLLTPYDTKEALKWAKHFNLSEEFYPPDLFTFDEEVDSVRVSSLILNEPDDWNTSPSTSSIVTYHVLSIPMKNIVIVNKRSIFESVILHDLSNVNVVGLDSEWKPSFGTKPSSVSLIQLATRNKVFIFDILALNNKQYSNLWYTLTERVFNNPNVIKIGFGLDNDMREITGSIPDLSSVKYKGFGYLELGQLWKNIVNTGMPVPFPKINMGEGLNSIVEQCFGTCLNKNEQCSNWENRPLRSSQIEYAALDAFVLIEIFKLLSNLCLKFNLDFEEMCYQVMERSEHSKTRKKRTKEKFLPQENNSLK, from the coding sequence ATGAATTTACATCCAGGGGACTGTGGCGCGGGCAACGGACTGGTGGTTCGTATAGTTCCTGCCCTTGAACAAGCAGCTGCTCACTTGGGCTTCCAATGCAAACTAACAGAAGATGAACAGGTCTGGTCGGAAGCACTGGGCTCATCGTGGAGGGCTAGGCGGCTCTTACCCGACCTTGAACCGTTCCTGTCAACAGTACCCGATTCGTACGCTTCCACGTTGAGATTAGTACTAGCATGCTCGACGCATCCTGATTTCGGACCCAAAACACTGCCTTTTTTAATAGTTGACAAGTTACGTCGTTGGGCTGCCGTATCGGGCATGGCACCCTCCTCCACGTTGCTAAAAATGGTCGCGTTCAAGGTGGCCACACAGCAGAAGAACTCGTCCTTCATTCGACTCATATCCGATGTCTTCCAAGTCCACACAGAAAGGGACACGATATTGCCCCACGTCAAAGACTTATTGGCCGATTTCAATTACAAAACAGCGTGTCAGTGCGTCATAGTCTTCAACCTGCACGATCAAATACACCAGGACGAGCTGCTGGTTCCTCTACTGATTCAAGACAAAGTTTGTCTCATAGACGATTACTTAAACTCCTGTCCACGGCTCGCTCCCGACTTTGTCAAATATTTGGACAACCTCGTCAGAAATAAGAGCATAGTCAATAAAATTCAAGTGTTCCTCGCCGATACACCTGTACCTGATGTTAAGTGGGAAAAAATGTATCATAAACCAATCGGAAAGTTAATCGTCAGACTCTGTAAAAAGTTCAACATTTCTCCGGAAACGTGTCAAAACTTATCGCACATGAGAGCTTTCGGAGGAATTCGATTCCTCGTTCGTCAGAAGTATGAAGAGAACGTGATCAGCGAAAATGCTTGGAACGATTTGATAACAGACACCATCACCAACAATCCAAATTTGCTGCGAGAGCTCGTCTGTCTCCTCACACCGTACGACACCAAGGAAGCCCTTAAATGGGCGAAGCATTTCAATCTATCCGAAGAGTTCTATCCACCTGATTTGTTCACATTCGACGAGGAAGTAGATTCTGTACGTGTttcttctttaattttaaaCGAACCGGACGATTGGAACACGTCACCGAGCACCAGCTCGATTGTGACTTATCACGTTTTATCAATCCCGATGAAAAACATTGTAATCGTAAACAAAAGATCGATCTTTGAAAGCGTTATACTTCACGATCTATCAAATGTAAACGTCGTAGGACTCGATTCAGAGTGGAAGCCGTCCTTTGGAACCAAACCTAGCTCTGTCTCGCTTATTCAACTAGCGACCCGCAATAAAGTGTTCATTTTCGATATTCTAGCGTTAAACAACAAGCAGTATTCTAATTTATGGTACACTTTAACGGAGAGAGTGTTCAACAACCCGAACGTTATCAAAATTGGATTTGGTTTGGACAATGATATGCGTGAAATAACAGGCTCGATACCCGACCTCAGCTCTGTCAAGTATAAAGGATTCGGGTATCTTGAATTGGGGCAGCTGTGGAAGAACATCGTCAATACTGGTATGCCGGTTCCGTTTCCGAAGATAAACATGGGCGAAGGTCTTAATTCAATAGTGGAGCAGTGTTTCGGCACGtgtttgaataaaaatgaacaatgttcCAATTGGGAAAATCGACCATTGCGTTCATCTCAGATTGAGTATGCGGC